Sequence from the Chrysiogenia bacterium genome:
TTCTCGCGCGTGGTTACCCGCATTCACGACAAGGAATACGAATCCATCTGCGTGGAACTTGGACTCGACGAGGTCATCGTCCCCTCACAGACCATCGGTCGCTACCTGGCCGACATGGCCGAGGGCGCGCGTGTGATGGAGCTCTCCAGCGCGCTGCGCGGCGAGGGGCGTTTGTTTGCGTTCGTTGCGAAAGATACTGATGCGGTGGCCATCACCGACCTGGCACTCCCCAAGGGAACGCGGGTCATGTGTTACTACCGCAACGACGAATTCTGCATGCCCGACGGGGAGACGGCCTTTCACGAAGGCGACGAGATCATCCTCGTCACCACGGCAGCCAGCCTGCCCGAACTGCGCGAGCGCTGGAGCCCGGTGCAGCGAAGCAACGGGAAATCCTGAACGCCCGTCGCGCTACCATACGCCCCCACGCACCAGCCGGACCGCAACCAGCACAATCATCAGGGTAATGAGCACGCTGATCCGCCCCAGGCGGGCTGCGGCGCGCCGTGCCGCCATGGTCTTTTCTCCCGCAACATCCTGTTCCCACAGCCGGGTTGCACGCGGGCCAACGACAAAATCATGCAGGCCGTTGAGCGTCAGAAGAAAGAGAATCAGAGCCAGCTTGATTGCCAACAGCGTGCCGAATCCGCTGGCCCAGAAATCCATGGAAGTGAGGTCACCCGGGCCCACACCGCGATAGTGCAGGCACCCGCCACCGCTGAGCAGAAGCAGGGCAAAACAGACCCATGAAACAATACGGAAGCGGCCGCCGGTTTGTCGGATCAGGGAGAGCGCGTGGCCGGCGAACTCCGGGGTTCTGCCGAGAGGGATCAGGACTAGCAGGTAAAAGGCTTGCCCGCCGACCCATACGCTTGCGACAAGGATGTGAACCCACACAAGGAGGAGATACATCATGCGCCCACTGCATCCGACGACGTGAAGGGAACGCCGACGACCGCTTCCGAACTCAACTTCACAGAACAGACAATCACGTGAGATTCTCAATCAATCGCGACACTGCGCCGTCTGGACCAGGCGACCCCCAGTTGTCCAAGTTGCTGGTCCCCAATGAACTGCTGCGCCAGGTGGAAGAGCACGTGCTCTTCTTTCTGAAAGTGCTCGCGCGTGATTGCGAGCAGCTCCCGCACGATGGCACGATGTTGTTCCAGTGAATCGCTGCGACGCGCCTGATCCAGCAGCTTGTCGATCTGATTGTGCTCGAAGCGCATCCGTGCGATTGGCCCGTTCGGCCCCATCAACGATTCGAGGGTTGAGAACAGCAATTCATCCTCGACCTGCGCATGCACGCTCAATGCATTTCCAATGACGTCACCGATTTCGCGCAATCGCCCCAGCTCCGACATCGAGTCGACTGACTTTTCCCACAGGTCGAAAAGACCGTGAAACACACCATGTTCGCCCCTCAGCGCGTCAATCACTGTGATTCCCATTGCTCGCTCCCGCCCCTGCATTGCGCTTACCGGGCTAACGCTGCGATTTCTTGCGGCGCCTGGGCTTCTTTTCGGCGATCGGCGCCTTCCCCTTGAAGGCTTCATTGTTGAAGAGCCCGTAACCCTTTTTCATGGTCTCGGACATGTAAAAATCCGGATTGCGCTGTTTATTCTTCCAGACGTACCAGTCCGGCTGTTCGAGCCCTTCGTACTCGACTACCAGCACCGACCCGCCCGGGGCTTTTCCGTTGTTGGAGACGTGATGTTCGATGTGATCGTGCGTGATCCACAGCCCTGGATTGTTCATTTCAACAATCCCGTCAATTCGCTCGCCGGGCAGCAGCGGAATCACGTCGGCGTAATAGG
This genomic interval carries:
- a CDS encoding hemerythrin domain-containing protein: MGITVIDALRGEHGVFHGLFDLWEKSVDSMSELGRLREIGDVIGNALSVHAQVEDELLFSTLESLMGPNGPIARMRFEHNQIDKLLDQARRSDSLEQHRAIVRELLAITREHFQKEEHVLFHLAQQFIGDQQLGQLGVAWSRRRSVAID
- a CDS encoding NAD-binding protein → MRVVIVGGSEVAVETAGLLTRRGHEVVVIDSNRERIDELSQVLDCSFLHGDGSKPAVLREAAPDLTHVLFCLTDQDQANIIASLVGRQLGFSRVVTRIHDKEYESICVELGLDEVIVPSQTIGRYLADMAEGARVMELSSALRGEGRLFAFVAKDTDAVAITDLALPKGTRVMCYYRNDEFCMPDGETAFHEGDEIILVTTAASLPELRERWSPVQRSNGKS
- a CDS encoding CopD family protein translates to MMYLLLVWVHILVASVWVGGQAFYLLVLIPLGRTPEFAGHALSLIRQTGGRFRIVSWVCFALLLLSGGGCLHYRGVGPGDLTSMDFWASGFGTLLAIKLALILFLLTLNGLHDFVVGPRATRLWEQDVAGEKTMAARRAAARLGRISVLITLMIVLVAVRLVRGGVW